AAGTCCTTGTTTGAGGCCACATTTAAGATCTGTTGTAAGAGGATCTTTCCATACTGGTCATCGGGATGGGCTTTGCCTGCAAAAATGATCTGGACCGGCCTGTAAGGGTCTGTTAAAATTTTCCTGAGTCTTTCCAAATCTCGGAATATAAGTGTCGCCCTATTGTAAGAAGCGAATTGGTGTACAAAACCTATAGTAAGAACATTCGGGTCGAGCATAACACCAAAAGGCGTAATGGTCTTTGGATTTGGTTCGTTACACGAGTACCAGTTCTTCCTAGCCCTCTCTGTGATTTCGTTAAGTAGCTTCAATTTCATACGTCGATGATGCTTCCACAAGACCGCGTCAGGAATCTCGTCCATCAGCTCCCAAATCCGGGGGTCGTCATGTTCTTCCAACCATCCCCTACCAAGATATTTGTTGAAAATTTTGTTTCCTAAATCACGATCTATCCAAGTGGGAACGTGGATTCCGTTGGTTACGTTATCAATTGGAAGTTCGTCATTAGGATAGTCGGACCAGAAGTTGCGCCACATATCTATAACTATTTCCTGATGTCGTTTACTGACGCAATTGCGATAGGCGGACATACGCAGGGCGAAAGCGGTCATGTCAAAGCCGCTGGCCGGGTCTCTGGGATCGATCCCGAGTTTGAAGAAATCCTCACAACTTATTCCAAGGAGTCGGATATACGTCCTAAAATATTTATCCATCAGCTGGAACGAAAATTTATCCTGATTTGCAGGAACCAGTGTATGGGTAGTGAAAAGCGTTGTCTTCTTAACCACTTCTTCAGCTTCCTCACGTCTGCTGCCCGTTTCAATCCGTTCTCTTAGTCTCTCTAGGATGGCGAAGGCAGGTTGACCCTCGTTAAGGTGGATTATTGAGGGTTCAATCCCCAAAGCTTTCAATACCCTGACTCCACCGATGCCTAGGACGATATCTTGCCTCAGCTTCTGTTCAGAGTCCCTGGTATGAATTCTGTTCGATATTATCTGGTCTTCGGGTTCGTTGGCGTCGACAGCAGTATCCATAAGGTAGAGATCGGCTCTTCCTACTTGGACCTTCCAAACCGCGACATATATCGGTTTTTCTAATGCTGAAATCTCCACAAGGAGGGGGTCTCCGTTTTCGTCCAGTAGCTTCTTAACAGGAGCGTTCTCTCTCTCTAACCTCTCACAGGCACCTGCTTGCCATCCGTCGGATGTGATCCTTTGGAGGAGATACCCCTCTGGGTACATGAAGCCAACTCCAACAATGGGAACCCCGAGATCGCTGCACTCCTTCAGATAGTCTCCCGCCAGAAAACCAAGACCATCCGCATAGACTGGAAGGGCATGATGCAGACCATACTCTGCAGAAAAGTATGCAATCTTACAATCCTTTGGATCTGCAACGTTAGTTTTGAACCATCCGCTTGCAGGGTCCATTCCTCTCTCAAACTTGGCCATAACTGCATCGTAGTACCTCAAAAAACGGGGGTCCATAGACGCGAGCTTGAAGACGCCGTCGTCGAGCTCGTGCATCATCTTGACGGGGTTATGGCCGTTTCGGCTCCAAGCCGCCCGACCGCCAAGCATTATGAAAAGCTCTCTTCCTTCGGGATGCCAGCTCCACCACAGGTTGTAGGCTAGATTGCCCAAATTACGTATCCTATCAGGAATATGCGTAAAAGTCTGCTTCAAGGTATAACGTGGAGACAGTCGGGCATTATTCTCAATAACAATGCTTCTGACTTTAAAATTACTATTGTGAGCAAGTACTACCTCACCGCGCACGTTCAGTGCCCACTTCATCGGTATTTGTTTTCGATCTAATTTCATTTGCTCTTGGATATAAGAGTAAATGCCATCCATTGTGATATCGCCATTATTGTTAGCAGCACCCCAACTTCGAATACCTTCAACTAAGTGCTTTGTAAATATACCATTATTCTCTGATTCACTCTCCCAAGATTGCTGAATACTAGTTGAAGAGGTTAGGATGTAAGTACCGCTCGTTTCTTTAAACAGCGATGTTAGTTGTTCGTCGACGCTACCGCGGCTAAGTTCGTCACCAGCCAAACCACTATAGCAGCAATCTAAAATTATAATCACATTATTAACATATGAATCATCTATAAATCCCTTTATATTTTCTATTGGAATAGATGTTGATTTTAAAAGACTTATATCGGTATTAGCGGTAGCAAGGTGAAGCTTTCCAGCACGGTCTTGTTTACCGTGGCCCGAATAATAAATCAAAACTAAATCGTATTTACTGGCTTTTTTGAAGACTTTTTCCATCTCTTTCATAATTTCGAAATTATCACAATTCTCTAACGGCAAAGTTTCAGAGAAATTTCCATAATCCTTGGAAATGAGCACTTCGTTGAAATCTTTTACATCATTTACAGGACACTTCAAGTTATGCAAGTTAGAGTCCTGGAATTGACTACTAGCAATCAAAACAGCGTAACGATTTTCATTCATATTCAGACGTCCCTAAAAACTCGCTTGCTTTTTTGAACGTCTCTTCTATCTGATCCGAACGCATGTTTTTCGCACTTATAGATAATTCAGCTCCATCACTTCGATGTATGTTCAATTCCAAGGACGATTCTCTTTCAAAATATGATTTTAACACGCCAAATAATGCAGCTAAGGCTCCAAATTTTATAGAATATAAAAGAATTACTCCTAGCGTGATCGGTTCTCCCTTAGCCTTTTCGTTTATTGAACCTTCTGGCAATTTTGCATCTATATCAGTCTCTCTAGAGATCGACTTGAATAAATCTGCCGCTAATACCTGGAGATCTTCATCGACAAGCTCCTCGGATGAAACAACAAGTTTTACAGCCATCTAATCATCCCTCTTTAGCTTATTCATATTAAGACTTACTCAGCTGATTAGGCAGAACTTACTTTCTCCAAGC
The sequence above is drawn from the Methanothrix harundinacea 6Ac genome and encodes:
- the glgP gene encoding alpha-glucan family phosphorylase — protein: MNENRYAVLIASSQFQDSNLHNLKCPVNDVKDFNEVLISKDYGNFSETLPLENCDNFEIMKEMEKVFKKASKYDLVLIYYSGHGKQDRAGKLHLATANTDISLLKSTSIPIENIKGFIDDSYVNNVIIILDCCYSGLAGDELSRGSVDEQLTSLFKETSGTYILTSSTSIQQSWESESENNGIFTKHLVEGIRSWGAANNNGDITMDGIYSYIQEQMKLDRKQIPMKWALNVRGEVVLAHNSNFKVRSIVIENNARLSPRYTLKQTFTHIPDRIRNLGNLAYNLWWSWHPEGRELFIMLGGRAAWSRNGHNPVKMMHELDDGVFKLASMDPRFLRYYDAVMAKFERGMDPASGWFKTNVADPKDCKIAYFSAEYGLHHALPVYADGLGFLAGDYLKECSDLGVPIVGVGFMYPEGYLLQRITSDGWQAGACERLERENAPVKKLLDENGDPLLVEISALEKPIYVAVWKVQVGRADLYLMDTAVDANEPEDQIISNRIHTRDSEQKLRQDIVLGIGGVRVLKALGIEPSIIHLNEGQPAFAILERLRERIETGSRREEAEEVVKKTTLFTTHTLVPANQDKFSFQLMDKYFRTYIRLLGISCEDFFKLGIDPRDPASGFDMTAFALRMSAYRNCVSKRHQEIVIDMWRNFWSDYPNDELPIDNVTNGIHVPTWIDRDLGNKIFNKYLGRGWLEEHDDPRIWELMDEIPDAVLWKHHRRMKLKLLNEITERARKNWYSCNEPNPKTITPFGVMLDPNVLTIGFVHQFASYNRATLIFRDLERLRKILTDPYRPVQIIFAGKAHPDDQYGKILLQQILNVASNKDFGGRIAFVEDYDQYIAQYMLRGVDLWLNNPIPSMEACGTSGMMASLNGVPQISIFGGWWVEGYNGKNGWGFEGAKDIDESVRDDEDAATIYDILEKEVVPLYYRVDDGGVPRSWVNVMKEATMNTGSHFSSKRMVKEYAEKFYKNMVNYSIL